The Puniceicoccales bacterium genome includes the window TGAGTTCTAATAACGACTTGAGCATTTATTCAGATGTTGTGCTGAAAAATGTTGAAATGGCAATGGGAGCTTAAAGCATGAAAATAATATAAATTGACGAATGTTTGTTTTATTTTTTAATATACATATGAATGTGAGAAGTATAAAAAAATTATTTATAATGGGTGTATTTATGTCAGCTTGTGTATTAGCCAAGGCTGATTTATCGGAAAATACGGTGGATTTTATTGATAAGCTCATTCCCTCAGTTCAGTCCAGATATAATAAAATAGAGCAAGAATGTCAGAAGATAAATGACGGCGGAAATTGGGTTGATTCCATTTCTCTCGAGTTAGATAAGTCTAAGATTTTTTTGATGGATCTGTTTATGCCGATTTATAAGTCCTATTATGCAATTGAGCTTACACTAACTGATATAAAACTATTTCTTAATGAAATGACCATGAATTTTCTCAAAGGTGGCTTCTCGGATGTGCTTAGTAATGATTTTCGGGAAGCGCTTTTATATGCCTTGTGTAAATTTTTTGACATGGACTATTCCAGTAATGATGTGCTAAAAGCATTAAATATATTGCAGGGTATATATGATAATGTATATATAATAGCCTGTAATTATTGCAGATTACCCATTTCTTTTATCATAAATGATTGTAAAAAATCGACTTTTTTTACGATGATTTATTCCGGCATTAATATGGGCAATTGTTTGTATGATCTATTTCTGGATGTGAATATGTGGCTCAAGGACATGAGTTCTAATAACGACTTGAGCATTTATTCAGATGTTGTGCTGGAAAACGTTGAAATGGCAATGGGAGCTTAAAGCATGAAAATAATATAAATTGACGAATGTTTGTTTTATTTTTTAATATACATATGGATGTGAGAAGTATAAAAAAATTATTTATAATGGGTGTACTTATGTCAGCTTGTGTATTAGCCAAGGCTAATTTATCGAAAAATATGATTGATTTTATTGATAAGCTCATGCCTTCAGTTCAATCCAAGCATAATGAAATGCAGAAAAAAGTTCAGAAAATGAGTGTACCTATAAATTGGGTTGATCGTACTTACAACGAGTTAGAGGAGGTCAAGTTTTTTTTTTCGGATCTATTTAAACCGGTTTATGAAAAATATAAAGACTACGGCGATCGCCCAATGAATGAAAAAGAAATGAAAGCATTTTTCGGCAAAGTAACTATTAAGTTTTTAGAAAATAACCCTGTGGATGTATCTGACAGTGATTTACGAGAAGCACTTTTATATGCATTGTGCAAATTTTTAAACAAGAGCTATTCTTATGACAATGTGATCAAAGCATTAAAGAAGCTGAAGAATATTTGTAATAGTTTATATTTAAATGCTAGTGTCTATTGTATGTTCAATATAAGGGATATTATATCTAATTGTGAAGAATCTGCTTTTTATAAATATGAATCACGAAGTGGTGATAGCATGTATCATTGCTTAAAATACCTATTTATGTCCATAGACGTATGGGTTGACGGCATGGTCGATAAAAATGATTTTTACGTTTATGCAGAACCTGTACTTGAACAGATAAAAGCTATGAAGGAAAAATAATCTGACTTGATGTAAAAATATGGAAAAGTGAAAATCTTGAATATATCCTTTGTGGTTTTCTAACTATGTTGAATATTAATATTTTACTTGACGTGTAATTGGTTTTGATTTTCAATATACCCATATATGAAAATTGTAAAAAAAATATTTATGGTCAGTGCGCTTATGTTAGTTTGTTCGCTGACCATGGCCGATGAATTAGATGATTTGATCAAAAGTTATCCAATGTTTACTGAAGGTAAATATGCGAAAATAAAAAATGAAAAACGAAGAAACAAGTCAGTATGGGATTTAATCAGGAATATCAATTCTATTTTTCCCTGTGAAATAAAAGGTATATGTAAATGTATTAATGAGGCATTGGATCTATTTGATCGGGTAAAATGTTTTACCTATAATGCTGTGAAACTATCCATATATATAAAAGCTTTTAATAATGTTATTTCTAGTAACTATTTCCGCTGTATCATGTTCAATACTGGAAGAGATATTTCAGGGATGTGTTGTCTTGGTGACAAGCCCTGGAACTATGCCAGGGAAATATATCAAAGATTGGCCAAGGTGATTGGTTCTCCCTGTTATGGAAGTGATATTGATGGGTTTCCCAACCTAAGCTACGATTTGCTTAGTCCCATGATAAAACTTCTTAGTTCGTTCGAACATGAAAAAATTGAAAATATACTACAAAAGATATCAGAAGTTTCTGGTGATGAAAAAGTCAGTATGAAAGTTGGAATATTACTTTGTGACACATTAAAAAATATTCTAACCACAATTTCCGACATATTAGTTCCTTTTGATGTCTATTGCAGCTATCCTAATGAGCAATGGTACATATGTACAGTGGAATATGAATTTAGTAATAATTCCATATCTAAAGAATTTCTACATAAAAAGATTGATTTGCTATATAAAAAAATTACTGAGGCATCGGAATTATAGATTGTTTCTTTCATTAGGTATGAGTTTTTTCATGCCCAAAAGAAATTCTCGGTTGCCATCGGTGCCAAGGATGGGAGAATCTAGCCTTCCAAAAAAAATACTGTTTTCAAGGGTATCTAGAGAAAATTTCACCATGGCATTCACTATTTTTTCCTGGAGTAATCGATCTTTGATTACTCCGGCATGTTTATTCGCTTCCGATTTTCCAGCTTCGAATTGAGGTTTCACAAGGGCTACCAGAATGCCATTGTGAATCAAAAATTTCCAGATATTTTCCAATACAAGCTTCAACGAAATGAACGATAGGTCCAGCACGATGATGTCGAATTTGTTAAATGGCAACATGTTAGAGCTAACCGTCCGGGCGTTGACTTTTTCTAAATTTATCATCCTGGGATTTTTTTGGAGTTTATAGTGAAGCTGGCCGTGGCCCACATCAATGCCAACGACAGTTTTGGCACCATTCTGCAGGAGACAATCTGAAAATCCTCCGGTGGATGCTCCCACGTCAAGGCATAGACGATCACGGACTTCAATGTGGAATGTCTCTATAAAATGTGCTAGTTTTTCCCCTGCCCTACTAACAAATCTTGGCGGCGAATCTATTAGAAAATTTTGATCGAGAGGAAATTTTCTGCTCGGTTTATCCACCACATCATCGGCGGAGGCCCGTACTTTCCCTGCTATTATAAGGACTTGGGCCGTGGTTCGACTGGTGGCAAGTCCATTTTTGACCAACAATTCATCGACCCTTAGGAATTTTTCTTTCACCATTTATTTTTTTGTAAATTCCCTAACTTTTATGAACAGTTCTCTGCTCACCCAGGCGTCGGTGGCGGCATAGATGATTTGTTTTTTTGATAAATTTTCCTGGGACCAGTCGGTGATTTGAGATGATTTTGATATTCTGTATTTCAAAAAAATGCCAGCGAGAGTGTTTAGGCCAGTATTTTTTATGTCAAGGGTTTTGGTCAGGTCGCTTATATCCACGAAACCGGCATCTTTGAAATTGCCAAGTTCCTTCAATTTATTGATGTCGTCTCTTATGGCTATGCCAACTTTTTTTATATGAAGAGATTCGAAGATTGGTCGTAGTGGTCTTGTGCCATTGGTCTTTGACAATTGGAACAAATACACCGATTTATCTGTGGAAATTTGAACCAGAGAAGGTGGGTAGCTTTCTCCTTTGCGGAAGGCTGGCCTACTTTCGGTGTCGAAGCCTAACAGGTCATGATTCAATAACAAAGCCACCGCTTGCTTGGCTTCTGCTATGGAATCTATTAAAAAAATTTCCCCTTGAAATTTAAACAATGGCAATGCGGCCAGCGTTTCCTTGCTGATGCTTTTGCTAAAAGGAAAAATTTTATTTTTTATGGAACGTAATAACTTGCCTAACATTTTTACTGATTTTTTATAATTAGTATATATATGATTATGTAAAACCTATAAATGAGTCTTTGGTGGAGTCGATCGGATTCGAACCGACGACCTCGTCATTGCGAACGACGCGCTCTACCAACTAAGCTACGACCCCACTTCCAGCCTGAATAGTCCATTTGCTTGGTTTAAAGTCAAGATTTCGTTATAAAATAACCTATATTTTTATCAGCTTACCCAAAAATGTGCTGTATATGTATTTCTCTGGGTTGATGTTAAAGATTTTATTTAAGGCTTGGCCGTAGAGCGTTATTTGGTTACAATAGCTTTCAATGAAGTGCCTTTCCTTGGTGGTGATGTCGGTTTTCCAATCGATTATGCGCAGATTATTTTTATTTTTTAGTAACATATCAATTCGGCCATCGATTAGCGTCGTTTCTTCCTGAGGGAGGAAGAATGAGTATTCGGTTAGGATTAGATCCGAAGAATGGATGAGGGACTGGAATGGTGCGCAATTAATCAGCTTATCTACTTCCAATGCAAGGCGTTCATTGTCGATTTCATCTATTATTTTTAGAATAGACCTATTGAAATTTTTTTCGTTCCAATGAACTAAATTCATGGTTTCGTGCCATAGCAGGCCATAGTTTATTCCCTGCTCATTTCCTTGACCATTTAATTCTTTTGGCGTCATATTTTTTGTGGTGTCGAAGTGATTAGAGTCGGCCAGACTTGGAGAGATTTTGACATAGGCTAGATAGTCTTGTTCGTTGAGACTGTTAATGCTAATGTGCATATTGTCTCTGGATGTTTCCACTGCCTTTGGAAGACCACGGGATTCAGGTGGCTTTGCTGGGTGGTGGCAAAATTCGGCTAGATCGTTGAATAATTCAAAACCAGGAGATGCTTCATCGGTTAGCCTTAGACTATCAGCAGTGGAGCCGGCGGTGGTTTGGAAGATGGCTCGGTCATCGAAGAATATTGCTGTGGATTTTTGTCTTGTAAGTGCCACATATACAAGACGTTCATCATTTTGACGCGATCTTATTTTTTGCTCATCTTTGTATTTGTTTTCCTGGAGTGCATTCATAGCGATTTTTTGACCAGACCTGGTTTTTATTAGCCTTGGAAATGCCGCTTCATGTTGCCTTTTCCCACGGAATAAAAATGGCAATATAACTATCTCCCATTCAAGGCCTTTTGATTTATGGAATGTGTATAGCTGCAGGGCGTTTTTATCGATTTTTGGAGGTGGTTGATTTTCCTTCAGAAGATTTTTAAGTGTGTTACAAAATTCCGCCAAAGGAATGTTGTTTATATCGGCCTCATTGGCTGCGGTGAGGAGGTGATCCAAGGTTGAAAAAATTTCATCTTCGGAGTTTTGGGATATGGCTAAGATCCTATCTATAAGGTGAAACGATAACACTATTTCCTCGATGATTGAACTGATACTTTTGATATAAATTTTCGATCTTAGTATCTCAAGAGCGCTTTCTATCTCGTTGATATTTTCCGCCTTTTCGGTTTTAAAATGATCTGCGACTATGCTATCTTTTATTGCAAATATTTCGTGCAAAATTCCGGCAAATTCAAAAAAATTATCCGGTTCACAAATACATGTCAATAGGGCGGTTGTCCAGGAAAAAATAATACTATCGGCGTAGGTTCGATCCTGGGAGTGCATTTGCATTTTTGGCATAGATTTATCTTGGCAGCATGCTTCCTTTATCTCTCCCAGCCAAGCTTTTCTAGGACATAGGATGGCGATGTTTGACCAATGAGAGACCTGGAAATTTTCTGGAATTTTATTAGAGAATAGCGATTTTATGGCCTGGATTTCTGGGTTTAGCTGATTTTCATTTTCCGGCCTATTTTTAACCACTATTTTTGACCAGGGAGTGGGTGTTGGTGAAATTTTTTCTGAATCCAGTTTTACGAAATCGACCTGGCCGTTTTTCCCATCAAGTATTTTTGGAAAAAAGCTATTTATATTTTCGGCGATATTTTTGCTAAATCTTTTGGTTATTGAAAAGGTCAACTTAGTCGCTATGTTGTTGTCTATGAGGTCGTTGTGAATTTTTAGATAGGTGGAGACATCGGTGCGATCGCCGTAGATGGATTGCTGGGGGTCGCCGACCATACAAAACCTGCCGGTGGTGGGGAATGTTTTGTAATCATTTTCTACCCATCCTTTGTCTATCAGACCCAGCAATAGTTTAAATTGTTCTGGATCAGTATCTTGGGCTTCGTCAAGAATGATCGAATATTTTTTTGATTTTATTTCCTCATCATAGTTTTGGCCGTGGTACAGAATTTGATTAGCCAGTTTTATCAGATCATCGAAGGTCAGTTTGCCTAGATGGAGTCTATAGGCCAGAAAATCATTGTGAATTTTATTCAAGATGTGGCCATAGGTATTTGCGGCCCAATCAATTAGTGGCATTATTGTGGATTCATAGATTTCCAAAAAATTCTGAGATTTGGTTGAAAGCTCTGGGAATTTATGGCGATATTTTTCGCCTTTTCCGTTGCCTAACCATTTTTTCAATTCATTTTGAAATCTTGCTATATTTTTGCTTCGGGAGCCGGCTTTGAACGATAGCACGTCATCGCAATTGATGTGGGGGAAATTTTTTATACAACCTGTTATAGGAGCGTGACTTAGGTGAAGATATGAACTGTGGATATTTTTGTATTTTATGAAGGTCAATAGGTAATTTTTCATTGGTTCCGGTAGTCCGGCCAGATAGTCGGTTTCCAGAGAAAAATCGTTCCAAAGTGACGAAATGTCCTGTTCTATTTTGAAATCGGCTCTTAGGTTCAGTTGCGATAGATTTTCTCTTATTATTTTTGAGGCCAGTTCATGGATTGTTCCAAAAAATACTTTGCGGATTTTTTCGAAAAATTCTTTACCAGTCGAAGTTCTTTCAATTTCGGCATGGGTGCGCTCAAGTAGTTCTGCTGCAGCTTTTTGCGTATATGTTACCAGGAGCAATTGGTCGGAGTCTTCGAAGAAATTAGTTATGATTTTTGCGATCCTTTTCACAATGGCCGTTGTTTTGCCGACGCCGGCCGGGGCAATTACAGAGAAGTTTGAGCGATGATCTTCGATGAACTTTTTTCGACTGGATAAATCTTTATTCATGGCAGGTTTTTATTCATTCCCGTGGAGTTATTTGGTCAGCTAGGCTTAGTAGGTACAAGGCCGCCGTTTCAGATCTTAAGATGTTCTGTGTCAAGGTTATGAATTTAATGTCATTGGTCAGCATCATTTCATATTCTCGTCGGGAAAAATCTCCTTCGGGGCCGACGATTAGATTTAGCATCGGTGCACTGCATATTTCTGAATGATAATCCATTAGATGTTTTTTATTAGCATTATATAGGCTTGCGACCAGAGAAATATTTTTGTTATCCTCTAGGAAAGCTTCGAGGCTCATTGGCTTTGATATTTCTGGGACGAAAGCTTCGCCGGATTGCTTACAAGCTTCTATGGCTATGGCTTTCCAGTGCAGCAATTTAGTTTCCGATGATCTGGCATTAAATTTTACATCACTTCTTTCGGTGATCAGCGGTAGAATTTTTGCCACACCCAGGGCTGCCGCATCTCTGATGATTAGATCCATGGCTTTGTTTTTCAATAGAGCCTGGCATAGTATCAATTTGCTTCTCTTGCAAGTAGTTACTGTCTTTGCAAGGAGTTCAACCTTGTCTCCTATTTTGCCGCAGATGCTGGCATTGGCCACTTCACCGTTGCCGTTCATTAGCAACACCGAATCCGACGGTCGGGCTCGAAGTACATTTATCAGATGATGGGATTCCCGACTGGAAAGCAGGTACTTTGTGCCGGAAACCAGTTGAGTGTATTCACTTGTAAAACATCGAATGGTTGACATTATATATGACTAGGCCGGAGGAATTATTTGGGCGATGTCAGTATTTTTGACCCATCCGCGTAATCCATTTTTTGCCTTGACATGTATAAAATTATCATTTTGAGCGGATGTTTTGACATATTCTCCTTCCTTCATCTGGCCAATTTTTGGGCTTTTAGATACCGGCGAGGCCAACAATTCCACTTCATTATTTATCACAATTGCCGACGATAATTCATTGGTGACCAATTTGTTAGCTTCCATTAATGTGATGGCGAAAATCGTAACAAATGATCCGGCTATGGTGATATGGATTTTGGAGAATTTTCTGCCGAGGATGGGCAAGGCAATGAAAAATATTGCTACCCAAAAGGAAATGCAGGCAATGATAAGCCATAGTTTGGCAATTTTACTCTGATGCTGTTCGGTTAAGCCGCTGTCGGATTTGTATCCCAATTTATTTCGTATCTCATTTATTTGGCTCAAAACTTTTTTTGACTGATTGATTAGCTTTGCCCTTTCGAAATGCAGTAGCGCTAACCCATTATTACCGTTGTGCTTATGTGCCATACCCAAATTAAATAATTTCGCAAAGGAGTAGCCTTCGGAGGCCATGGCTTTCTGATAGGATTCGATGGCCTCGGCATATTTTCCATTGTTAAAATGTTCATTGCCGTCGAAGAAATTATTTTCGCCGAAAGCTCCTAGGCTCGAAAGCGCGATTAAAGTAAAAAATATAGCTAGTATTTTCATTTCTGTCTGCCAAAATTGTTTATAAATTTATCAAATTCCTTGGCCATTTCCTTTGTTTTTTCCATGGTCGGCTGATGGTTACTAAACACAACGATTTCGGATTCGCTGAGAAAATTTTTTAACCATGTTTTCGTTTCTTCATCCAACCCAATCTCAATAAAAATTTCGTCAATGTTATGTAAATTCTGATCGATTTTTTTACCAGAAATCAGTTCAAATTTTTTTGCAATGGATAGTCGGGCATGTTCATAAAATGCCTTGTAATCAGACACTTTTAGTGCGTTTAAAGCTGCATTATGGGCTTTGAAAAATTCCTCTTTTATGGATGATTTTTTTCTATTGTAGGTGGATTTTTGATTGGTAGAAGAAAATCCCATGCGTACCAGTAAGATTGATAGCGTAGAACATATGGCTAAGTTTAACAGCCAGAACCATATGCCGTATAAATTTTGTCTCAGCGATGGGTAATTTGTTGAATCCATATAGATGATGGCGTCATCGTAGGTTTTGATTTTTTTTAATTCATTGGTTTTCGGATCGCCGTCATTGTTTGGTTGTGCGAAGTTACCAGATCTAGACACAATGATTTCCTGATCACCTCCCATGGACACCACTTTGTATTCCTTTGACTTTAGATCGAAGTAGGAAAATTTCAATGTTGGAATTTTGATTTGACCAGTTGTTTTTGGCATAATCACGTATTCGAAGGTTTTGGTGCCGTAATGGTTAATTTGGTCGTCGGCGGCGAAGATTGCCTTGGGTGTGTAAACCTTCCAGTGTTCGTTTTCATCCAGATCTGGGGTTTTGATTCTTGAAAAATTTCCATGGCCTAGAATTTCCACGGTCATGGTAATGGGATCATCCACCAATGCTCGGTCGCTGGATAGTTTTACTCTGCCGAGTTTAAAATCACCGATGGCACCGGAAAAATCACTGGGTTGGGAATTGCTTGGCAATGGCTTGATTTCCAATGGGATATTATCGCTCCTCAAGACCATATTTTTTTCCATCGGAAAGAAGGAAAATTCATATTGCAATATGACAGATATGGGCAGTTCGTAGCTGAATTGATTATTGCCGGATTTTAATGGAGTGATAACTGTGTTCCAGGAACACAAAGTCTGGTCATTGGCCTGGGAAACCTCGCCGTCGGAAAAGGGGCCGTCGGAAAAGGAATCTCCGATTTTTTTTGGAATATTATTCTGCAATCTCCATTGGTAGGCAGCGGACATTTTTGCGGTTATTTTGATTGGTATTGATTCTCCCACAAAATGTTCCTGGGTTTTATCAAATTCGATATCTATATTGCCCAGGGGATTTTTTTGCGAATTTTGCGAAGAAGTTTTGCTCCCGGTTGTGGATTTTTGGTTGGTTATTTTAATGGTAGCTTCCGGGATTTCGTAGCTTTCTGAGCCGATGTGGATCTTATAGCTTGGGATGGTCACGGTGCCTGGTTCCAATGGAATAATTGAGTACATTTTCACAGATTTCTGTGTCACAGTGCCATTTATGCTTGTCATTGTGGTATATTCCTGCATGGAGTTGCCAAATTTTAACCCATGGACCTTTGGAAATTTCACATCTGCATCCGTTATACCGATGAACTCGATGATATACTTGCTGCTTTCATCCATCGAAATTTCATCCGGATCGAACCGAGCAGTTATTTGCATATTATTGCCCATCGAAAGCCATGGTTGCAGCAGGCATAAAACTATGAAGAGTTTTTGTATGATTTTCATGATTTACCAAAATTTATCAAATTTCTCTGTATGCTTAATTTTTGCGTCGGAGAAAGTCACTGGCATTGCATGTTCATCTTGGCGAACAGAATTTAGTAATTCTGCTGCTTCTTTTTTCGTCATTTTACCATCTGATGGGCTTTGATCACGGACCTGGGATGGATGATCTTTTGGGTTATCATTGCGATTTTCATCATTGGGAGGTTCATTTTTTGATTCATCATTATGATCATTTTTACCATCTTTTTCATCTTGTTGTGAATCTTTATTTTGTTTATCTTGATCATTTTTTTGATCATCGCTTTGGTCTTTCTCATTGGAGGATTCATTTTTTTTATCGTCATTTTTTTTATCGTCGGCATTGTCCCTATGGTTATCTTTGTTTTTTCCGTCTTTTCCATCTTTATTTTCATCTTTTTTCTCATCTGATTTGTCCTTGTTGTCGTCCTTATTTTTGTCATCTTTTTCGTTTTTATTCTCATCTTTTTTGTCATCTTTTTGATTTTGATCTTGGTTATCCTTGGTTTGTTGCTGATTAGGATTGTTTTGATTTTTCTTATTTTGTTCTTCTTTGCGTTTTTTTAATTCCTCCTGATAATTTTTTATAATATCAAGATTATCTTTGGCATCGGAGAAATTTTCATCCAGCTCCAGGGCATTTTCAAAACAATCTATGCTTTCGTCGCATAGTTTTATAGCTTCATCCAGATTATTTTCTTCTTCAAGCCTAGCTTCTTCGCCTAGGGCATGGCCATAGTTATAGAATACTTCCTTGTTCAATTTATTTTTGGCACCGGGACTGAGTGCTTCTTGGAAAATTTTACTCGCTTCCTTGTATTGTTTGTTTGCCAATAGTGCCGTGCCATAGTTAAATTGCAACCTTTGGTCTACGCGTTTGTTATTTTTCTGGGCTTCGATTTTATCTGCATAATATTCGGCGGCTTCGGCATATTTACCGGCTTCGTATAGTTTTTCACCTTTGCTGGCCATTGCACTGGCTATATTATACAAAAGAAGATACATGACGACGAAGCTAACAATGCGTGTATATATGGGGTCTCTGTTTTTGTTTTTTATATTATTTGATTTTAGTAATAATTCCAATATCAGCACGATGATTGCCAAAAATATTATGATTTGGAATTTTTCATTGTATACTTTTTCTTCACTAATTTGACCCGAAGATGCGCTGTGTTTAGCAGCTATGGTTTTGGTCAATTCTTCTATGCCATTGGTGGACATAGGATGATAGGTTCCTCCGGTTTCCTTGGCAATGGCGACGAGTGTCTCTTCATCAAGCCTGGTTTTTACCTTATTACCAGCTTTGTTTTTCAAAAAAATTTGATTGCCAGCCTTGTCTAGAATTGGGATAAATTCACCTTCGGTGGAGCCTAGGCCCACGGTATAGATATTTATTCCGTTTGATTTTGCCTTTTTAGCCGCTGTCAGGGCAGAATTTTCCAAATCTTCGCCGTCAGAAAATAGCACAAGGATATGATCTGATGTGTCTTTGGAAAATACATCACAGGCTATTTCTATGGCAGTGCCAACTTCGGTGCCTTGGTTTTGTATGATATTTGTATCCAATATGGTTAACGATTGATCGAAGGCGCCATAATCCAGAGTCAATGGGCATTGAAGGAAGGCACTGCCTGCAAATGCAATTAGCCCAAATCTATGGCCCGGAAGCTTTTTTGTCATATCTTTTATGGCAATTTTAGCTCGTTCCAATCTATTGGGCTTAACATCGCAGGCCAGCATACTTTTGGATACATCCACGGCAAACAATAGATCAGTTCCCTTTACCTGGCGCTGTTCCAGTCTGTAGCCAAATTGTGGCCTAGCCAATGCTAAACAAATCAATGCTATGGCCAGACAGAATAGGAAATTTTTGCTCTGTTGCAGTCGAAAATTGTAATCCTTCAGCAGGATGGCGAATAGCCTTTCCGAAGCGAAGGTTTTTAACAAATTGGTTCTCCTTTTGCTGCCAAAGGTAAATACCAGCACCACTCCTAGCAGGATGAATGGCAGTAAATATAAAAAAATGACATTTCCAAACCTCATGGTATCCGTTGTAATTTAGTGTTTTTCAATAATGCTTCGAGTATTAATAATACCATGGCTGCCATGGCAAACCAATGGAATAGTTCGTCGTATAACGAGTAATTTTTGATCTTTATTTCGGTCTTTTCAAGGGCATCTATGGTTTTATATATCTCAAGCAATTGATCCTTATCGGTGGCTCTAAAGCATTTACCTCCGGTAATTTCCGCAATGCTTTTTAGAGTATCTATATTCATCTCACTTTTAAAATTTCTTATCACTGGTCTTCCCAGAGGATCTTTGGCTATGCCGCCATTTTCATCCGGACTGGCAATGGGAACAACACCATTGCTTCCGATGCCCACTGTATATATTTTTATGCCAAAGGCAGCAGCGGCCTCGGCGGCAACCTTGGGTGATATGTTTCCCACATTATGATCTCCATCGGTCAGTAATACAATTATTTTACTTTTAGCCACCGAATCATTTAATCTATTGGCACACATGGTGATGGTCGAAGAGATAGAAGTGCCATTATCTTTTATAATACCGAAGCGTATTCGCTCTAGGTTATCAATCAACCATTGATGATTCATGGTGGTGGGGCTTATTAGATAGGAATTTCCTGAAAATGCCACCAGCCCTAGCCTATCATAGCTGCGCATTTTAATGAACTCAGCGAGGACCTGTTTAGCCACATCTATCCTTCGAATCATCGGTTCGCCCTTTTTCCAAAAATCTAGACAAAGCATGGATCCAGACACGTCTATGGCCAACATTATGTCTATGACATTTACATTGGTTTCGGAAAACCCGCTGGGCTGTTGTGGACGCGCTAGGGCTATTATTAGTAATGCAAGGGCCATTGTGCGCAGTATTACTAAAAATCTGCCGGCATTGGTTTTGCGATGATTAGCAATGGATTTTATGATGGAA containing:
- a CDS encoding VWA domain-containing protein, translating into MRFGNVIFLYLLPFILLGVVLVFTFGSKRRTNLLKTFASERLFAILLKDYNFRLQQSKNFLFCLAIALICLALARPQFGYRLEQRQVKGTDLLFAVDVSKSMLACDVKPNRLERAKIAIKDMTKKLPGHRFGLIAFAGSAFLQCPLTLDYGAFDQSLTILDTNIIQNQGTEVGTAIEIACDVFSKDTSDHILVLFSDGEDLENSALTAAKKAKSNGINIYTVGLGSTEGEFIPILDKAGNQIFLKNKAGNKVKTRLDEETLVAIAKETGGTYHPMSTNGIEELTKTIAAKHSASSGQISEEKVYNEKFQIIIFLAIIVLILELLLKSNNIKNKNRDPIYTRIVSFVVMYLLLYNIASAMASKGEKLYEAGKYAEAAEYYADKIEAQKNNKRVDQRLQFNYGTALLANKQYKEASKIFQEALSPGAKNKLNKEVFYNYGHALGEEARLEEENNLDEAIKLCDESIDCFENALELDENFSDAKDNLDIIKNYQEELKKRKEEQNKKNQNNPNQQQTKDNQDQNQKDDKKDENKNEKDDKNKDDNKDKSDEKKDENKDGKDGKNKDNHRDNADDKKNDDKKNESSNEKDQSDDQKNDQDKQNKDSQQDEKDGKNDHNDESKNEPPNDENRNDNPKDHPSQVRDQSPSDGKMTKKEAAELLNSVRQDEHAMPVTFSDAKIKHTEKFDKFW
- a CDS encoding VWA domain-containing protein, encoding MNIEFANPEHLWLLLTLPILYWSMGKIGRPMAMFFSNTSIIKSIANHRKTNAGRFLVILRTMALALLIIALARPQQPSGFSETNVNVIDIMLAIDVSGSMLCLDFWKKGEPMIRRIDVAKQVLAEFIKMRSYDRLGLVAFSGNSYLISPTTMNHQWLIDNLERIRFGIIKDNGTSISSTITMCANRLNDSVAKSKIIVLLTDGDHNVGNISPKVAAEAAAAFGIKIYTVGIGSNGVVPIASPDENGGIAKDPLGRPVIRNFKSEMNIDTLKSIAEITGGKCFRATDKDQLLEIYKTIDALEKTEIKIKNYSLYDELFHWFAMAAMVLLILEALLKNTKLQRIP